The following proteins come from a genomic window of Neptunomonas concharum:
- a CDS encoding ureidoglycolate lyase, with protein sequence MIELKPMPLTQEAFAAFGDVIETENRDSFPINNGSTQRFHQLANIQLDEQGDGIISIFRAQKLTMPYTIKMLEKHPLGSQAFMPLRGVSFLVVVAPKGKENSPHPKTVKAFITNGQQGVNYHRDTWHHPILALHDGDEFLVIDRAGIGNNCDEHFFPEEGPTILLSP encoded by the coding sequence ATGATTGAGCTGAAGCCCATGCCACTCACGCAAGAAGCCTTCGCGGCTTTCGGTGATGTTATTGAAACGGAAAACCGTGATAGCTTCCCGATCAATAATGGATCGACTCAACGCTTTCATCAGCTTGCTAATATCCAGTTGGATGAGCAAGGAGACGGTATTATCAGCATATTCAGAGCCCAAAAGCTCACAATGCCCTACACTATTAAGATGTTAGAAAAGCACCCTTTAGGGAGCCAAGCATTTATGCCGTTAAGGGGCGTCTCCTTCTTAGTCGTCGTCGCGCCGAAAGGAAAAGAAAACTCCCCTCACCCTAAAACTGTTAAAGCTTTTATAACCAATGGGCAACAAGGTGTAAATTATCACAGAGATACTTGGCACCACCCTATCTTAGCGCTGCATGATGGAGACGAATTTTTAGTCATTGATCGTGCGGGTATCGGCAACAACTGTGATGAGCACTTTTTCCCAGAAGAGGGGCCAACTATCCTATTGTCGCCTTGA
- a CDS encoding TetR/AcrR family transcriptional regulator, which produces MSRIREKNSEVILKASAVEFADKGYAATKIMDIARKVNLPKPNIYYYFQSKENLYRCVLESIIEPLLKASEPFDLYDDPAMALQHYIKTKIDISKEHPHASKVFASEIMHGAPHLPEDIRKKLMRQTEKCTARLNQWIAEEKMDAIDPHHLLFTIWASTQTYADFDWQIGMVTGKQQLDDKDYDTASALITRLVLKGCGLNIPVIK; this is translated from the coding sequence ATGAGCAGAATTCGTGAGAAAAACAGCGAAGTTATTTTAAAAGCGTCGGCGGTAGAATTCGCGGATAAAGGTTATGCCGCCACAAAAATCATGGACATAGCCAGAAAAGTAAACCTGCCTAAACCCAATATTTACTACTACTTTCAGAGCAAAGAGAACCTCTACCGCTGTGTATTGGAATCTATCATTGAACCTTTGCTAAAAGCGTCCGAGCCCTTTGACTTGTACGATGACCCTGCTATGGCTCTGCAACACTATATCAAAACCAAAATCGATATCTCTAAAGAGCACCCTCACGCTTCTAAAGTATTTGCCAGTGAAATTATGCATGGCGCGCCCCACCTACCCGAAGATATTCGTAAAAAACTCATGCGCCAAACAGAAAAGTGTACAGCTCGGCTCAATCAATGGATCGCTGAAGAGAAAATGGACGCAATCGACCCACACCATCTTTTATTCACCATATGGGCTTCTACCCAAACTTATGCCGATTTTGATTGGCAAATAGGTATGGTAACCGGCAAGCAACAGCTGGATGACAAAGACTATGACACCGCATCCGCACTGATCACTCGGTTGGTTTTAAAAGGTTGCGGGCTCAACATACCCGTGATTAAGTAA